Proteins encoded by one window of Pseudomonas sp. LS44:
- a CDS encoding molybdopterin-binding protein: MTIKAINVRNQFKGTIKEIVLGDVLSEIDVQTAAGVVTSVITTRSVKELELGVGSEVIAFVKSTEVSIAKL; encoded by the coding sequence ATGACCATCAAAGCCATCAACGTGCGCAACCAGTTCAAAGGCACTATCAAGGAAATCGTCCTCGGCGACGTGCTCTCGGAAATCGACGTGCAGACCGCCGCCGGTGTCGTCACCTCGGTGATCACCACGCGTTCGGTCAAGGAGCTGGAACTGGGCGTCGGCAGTGAAGTGATCGCCTTCGTCAAATCCACCGAGGTCTCGATCGCCAAGCTGTGA
- a CDS encoding ABC transporter permease subunit — translation MPSGRHTVIGVPFAWLFLFFLLPFLIVLKISFAEADVAIPPYTEIYSWAENQLSIILSVESYMRLGEDSLYLAAYLGSLKMALISTLLCLLIGYPMAYAIARASKEMQTTLLLLIMMPTWTAILIRVYAWMGILSNNGLLNSFLLGIGLIDNPLHILNTNLAVYIGVVYSYLPFMVLPLYANLVKHDGSLLEAAADLGSSTFNSFWKITVPLSKNGIIAGCMLVFIPVVGEFVIPELLGGPETLMIGKVMWQEFFNNRDWPAASALAVVMLLILIVPIILFNKNQAKELEGKV, via the coding sequence CTGCCCAGCGGTCGGCATACCGTGATCGGTGTGCCATTCGCCTGGCTGTTCCTGTTCTTCCTGCTGCCGTTCCTGATCGTCCTGAAGATCAGCTTCGCCGAAGCCGACGTGGCGATTCCGCCCTACACGGAAATCTACAGCTGGGCGGAGAACCAGCTGTCGATCATCCTCAGCGTCGAAAGCTACATGCGCCTCGGCGAGGACTCGCTGTATCTGGCGGCCTATCTCGGTTCGCTGAAGATGGCGCTGATCAGCACCCTGCTGTGCCTGCTGATCGGCTACCCGATGGCCTACGCCATCGCCCGCGCCAGCAAGGAAATGCAAACCACCCTGCTGCTGCTGATCATGATGCCGACCTGGACCGCGATCCTGATTCGCGTCTACGCCTGGATGGGCATCCTCAGCAACAACGGTCTGCTTAACAGCTTCCTGCTCGGCATCGGGCTGATCGACAACCCGCTGCACATCCTCAACACCAACCTCGCGGTGTATATCGGCGTGGTCTATTCGTACCTGCCGTTCATGGTGTTGCCGCTCTACGCCAACCTGGTCAAGCACGATGGCAGCTTGCTGGAGGCCGCCGCCGACCTGGGTTCGAGCACCTTCAACAGCTTCTGGAAGATCACCGTACCGCTGTCGAAGAACGGCATCATCGCCGGCTGCATGCTGGTGTTCATCCCGGTGGTCGGCGAATTCGTGATTCCTGAGCTGCTCGGCGGCCCGGAGACCCTGATGATCGGCAAGGTGATGTGGCAAGAGTTCTTCAATAACCGCGACTGGCCGGCGGCGTCGGCCCTGGCGGTGGTGATGCTGCTGATCCTGATTGTGCCAATCATCCTGTTCAACAAGAACCAGGCGAAAGAGCTGGAGGGCAAGGTATGA
- a CDS encoding ABC transporter permease subunit — protein MKRFSFSTLMLWVGLIFIYAPMVILVIYSFNASKLVTVWGGWSVKWYVGLLDNSQLMGSVMRSLEIACYTAIAAVALGTLAAFVLTRIPHFRGRTLFGGMVTAPLVMPEVITGLSLLLLFVAMAQLIGWPAERGLLTIWIAHTTFCSAYVAVVVAARLRELDLSIEEAAMDLGAKPWKVFFLITIPMIAPSLAAGGMMSFALSLDDLVLASFVSGPGSTTLPMEVFSAVRLGVKPEINAVASLILLVVSLFTFCAWYFARRSEERRKRAIQEAMETMGKEASAPAWKSNAEQVA, from the coding sequence ATGAAGCGCTTCAGTTTCTCGACGCTGATGCTCTGGGTTGGGCTGATTTTCATCTACGCGCCGATGGTGATTCTGGTCATCTACTCGTTCAACGCCTCCAAGCTGGTGACGGTGTGGGGCGGCTGGTCGGTGAAGTGGTATGTCGGCCTGCTGGATAACAGCCAGCTGATGGGTTCGGTGATGCGCTCGCTGGAGATTGCCTGCTACACGGCGATCGCCGCGGTGGCGCTGGGCACCTTGGCGGCCTTCGTGCTGACGCGGATTCCACACTTCCGGGGCCGCACGCTGTTCGGCGGCATGGTCACTGCGCCGCTGGTGATGCCCGAAGTGATCACCGGCCTGTCGTTGCTCCTGCTGTTCGTGGCCATGGCCCAGCTGATCGGCTGGCCGGCCGAGCGTGGCCTGCTGACCATCTGGATCGCCCACACCACGTTCTGTTCGGCCTACGTGGCGGTCGTGGTGGCGGCGCGCCTGCGCGAACTGGACCTGTCCATCGAAGAGGCGGCGATGGATCTGGGTGCCAAGCCGTGGAAGGTGTTCTTCCTGATCACCATCCCGATGATCGCGCCGTCGCTGGCGGCGGGGGGGATGATGTCGTTCGCCCTGTCGCTGGATGATCTGGTGCTTGCCAGCTTCGTCTCCGGGCCGGGCTCGACCACCTTGCCGATGGAGGTGTTCTCCGCCGTGCGCCTAGGCGTGAAGCCGGAAATCAACGCGGTCGCCAGTCTGATTCTGTTGGTGGTCTCGCTGTTCACCTTCTGCGCCTGGTACTTCGCCCGGCGCTCGGAAGAGCGGCGCAAGCGGGCGATCCAGGAAGCCATGGAAACCATGGGCAAAGAAGCCTCTGCCCCGGCGTGGAAATCCAACGCCGAGCAGGTTGCCTGA